One Brachyspira suanatina DNA segment encodes these proteins:
- a CDS encoding ABC transporter substrate-binding protein, producing the protein MKKYILTILFCAMFFYSCSSKESNISNDNSLVIYCPHPLEFINPLIDDFKAKNPGINVDVIAAGTGELIKRVESEKNNPLGDILWGGSLNLIRNKIDLFENYTSTNEENIAEAYKNTEGALTRFTTMPSVIMVNTNLAGNIKIEGYEDLLNPALKGKIAAADPSASSSAFEHLVNMLYAMGKGDPEKGWDYVQKLCANLDGKLLSGSSAVYKGVADGEYTVGLTFEEGGANYVSAGSPVKLIYMKEGVVFKADPICIIKNAKNLENAKKFVDYATSYDAQKIINDELNRRSVRVDLPSSTILQSVDTINIIKDDETVVDQNKQNWLNKFKDIFTSI; encoded by the coding sequence GTGAAAAAATATATACTAACTATATTATTTTGTGCTATGTTTTTCTATTCATGTTCTTCAAAAGAATCAAATATTTCAAATGATAATTCACTTGTAATATATTGTCCGCATCCTTTAGAGTTTATAAATCCTCTTATTGATGATTTTAAAGCTAAAAATCCAGGTATAAATGTTGATGTTATAGCAGCCGGAACAGGAGAACTTATAAAAAGAGTTGAATCTGAAAAAAATAATCCTTTAGGAGATATACTTTGGGGCGGAAGTTTGAATCTTATAAGAAATAAAATAGACCTATTTGAAAATTATACTTCTACTAATGAAGAAAATATTGCTGAAGCATATAAAAATACTGAAGGAGCTTTAACTAGATTCACTACTATGCCTAGTGTTATAATGGTTAATACAAATCTAGCAGGCAACATAAAAATAGAAGGTTATGAGGATTTACTTAATCCTGCATTAAAAGGAAAAATAGCTGCTGCTGATCCTTCTGCTTCTTCATCTGCTTTCGAGCATTTGGTAAATATGCTTTATGCTATGGGCAAAGGCGATCCTGAAAAAGGTTGGGATTATGTACAAAAATTATGTGCTAATTTAGACGGAAAATTATTAAGCGGTTCTTCTGCCGTTTATAAAGGTGTAGCTGACGGTGAATATACTGTTGGTTTAACTTTTGAGGAAGGCGGTGCTAATTATGTATCTGCTGGTTCTCCCGTTAAATTAATATATATGAAAGAAGGTGTTGTTTTTAAAGCAGATCCTATATGCATAATAAAAAATGCTAAGAACTTAGAAAATGCTAAAAAGTTCGTTGACTATGCCACAAGCTATGATGCTCAAAAAATAATAAATGATGAATTAAACAGAAGATCTGTAAGAGTTGATTTACCTTCTTCAACTATACTTCAGTCTGTAGATACTATTAATATAATCAAAGATGATGAAACTGTAGTTGATCAAAATAAACAAAATTGGCTAAATAAATTTAAAGATATTTTTACTAGTATATAA
- a CDS encoding ABC transporter substrate-binding protein → MKNFILFIILMLSMTLFYSCSSGDSKNANSLVIYCSHPLDLMNTILDDFKAKNPDINVEVVTAGTGELLKRVEAEKMNPLGDVLWGGTLNSVKSKTDLFESYTSTNEANILDDFKNTEGPFTRFSAIPSILMVNTNLAGNIKIEGYEDLLNPELKGKIAAADPSASSSAFEHLVNMLYAMGKGDPEKGWDYVQKLCANLDGKLLSGSSAVYKGVADGEYAVGLTYEEPGISYMSSGSPVKVVYMKEGVISKPDGVYIIKGSKNLENAKKFIDYCVSLDAQNMLVEKLSRRAIRNDAVITDMVKPMSEIYSITDNADVVEESRQKWLDKFKDIFTSI, encoded by the coding sequence ATGAAAAACTTTATTCTTTTCATCATACTGATGCTATCAATGACTTTATTCTATTCATGTTCTTCGGGAGATTCAAAAAATGCTAATTCATTAGTAATATACTGTTCTCATCCATTGGATTTAATGAATACTATTTTAGATGATTTCAAAGCTAAAAATCCTGATATAAATGTTGAAGTAGTTACAGCAGGTACTGGAGAATTATTAAAAAGAGTAGAAGCTGAAAAAATGAATCCATTAGGAGATGTTCTATGGGGAGGAACATTGAACAGTGTTAAATCAAAAACAGATTTATTTGAAAGTTATACTTCTACTAATGAAGCAAATATTTTAGATGATTTTAAAAATACAGAAGGACCTTTCACTAGATTTTCAGCAATACCTAGCATATTAATGGTTAATACAAATCTAGCAGGCAACATAAAAATAGAAGGCTATGAAGATTTACTTAATCCTGAATTAAAAGGAAAAATAGCTGCTGCTGATCCTTCTGCTTCTTCATCTGCTTTCGAGCATTTGGTAAATATGCTTTATGCTATGGGCAAAGGCGATCCTGAAAAAGGTTGGGATTATGTACAAAAATTATGTGCTAATTTAGACGGTAAATTATTAAGTGGTTCTTCTGCTGTTTATAAAGGTGTAGCTGATGGTGAATATGCTGTTGGTTTGACTTATGAAGAACCTGGAATAAGCTATATGTCTTCAGGCTCTCCTGTAAAAGTAGTATATATGAAAGAAGGCGTTATATCTAAGCCTGACGGAGTATATATTATAAAAGGTAGCAAAAATTTAGAAAATGCTAAAAAATTCATAGACTATTGCGTAAGTTTAGATGCCCAAAATATGCTTGTTGAAAAATTAAGCAGAAGGGCAATAAGAAATGATGCTGTTATTACAGATATGGTAAAACCTATGTCTGAAATATATTCTATTACTGATAATGCTGATGTTGTAGAAGAAAGCCGTCAAAAATGGTTGGATAAATTTAAGGATATTTTCACTAGTATCTAA
- a CDS encoding ABC transporter substrate-binding protein: MKKIILICSAVILSLALFYSCSSSESGTQSGQGGNSLVIYCPHPLEFINPLVDDFKAKNPGINVDIIAAGVGELLKRVESEKDNPLGDILWGGSLNTVKPKVELFENYTTTNETSIADAYKNVEGAITRFTAIPSVIMVNTNLAGNIKIEGYEDLLNPALKGKIAFADPSASSSSFEHLVNMLYAMGKGDPEKGWDYVQKLCANLDGKLLSGSSAVYKGVADGEYTVGLTFEEGGANYVSAGSPVKLVYMKEGVIIKPDGIYIIKNAKNLENAKKFVDYATSYDAQKIINDKLNRRSVRSDLPPSDILQSVETINVITDDETVVDQNKQNWLNKFKDIFTSI; this comes from the coding sequence ATGAAAAAAATTATTCTAATCTGCAGTGCAGTAATACTATCACTAGCACTATTTTATTCTTGTTCTTCAAGCGAATCTGGTACACAAAGCGGACAAGGCGGTAATTCACTTGTAATATATTGCCCTCATCCATTAGAATTTATAAATCCATTGGTAGATGATTTTAAAGCTAAAAATCCGGGAATAAATGTTGATATTATAGCTGCTGGAGTTGGAGAACTTCTTAAAAGAGTTGAATCTGAAAAAGATAATCCATTAGGCGACATACTTTGGGGAGGAAGTTTGAATACTGTAAAACCTAAAGTAGAATTATTTGAAAATTATACTACTACTAATGAAACAAGCATAGCAGATGCATATAAAAATGTTGAAGGAGCTATTACAAGATTCACTGCTATCCCAAGTGTTATAATGGTTAACACTAATTTAGCAGGAAATATAAAAATAGAAGGGTATGAAGATTTACTTAATCCTGCATTAAAAGGAAAAATAGCATTTGCTGATCCTTCTGCTTCTTCATCTTCTTTTGAGCATTTAGTAAATATGCTTTATGCTATGGGTAAAGGCGATCCTGAAAAAGGATGGGATTATGTACAAAAATTATGTGCTAATTTAGATGGTAAATTATTAAGCGGTTCTTCTGCTGTTTATAAAGGTGTAGCTGACGGTGAATATACTGTTGGTTTAACTTTTGAGGAAGGTGGCGCTAATTATGTATCCGCTGGTTCTCCTGTTAAATTAGTATATATGAAAGAAGGTGTTATCATTAAACCAGATGGTATATATATAATAAAAAATGCTAAAAACTTAGAAAATGCTAAAAAGTTTGTTGATTATGCAACAAGCTATGATGCTCAAAAAATAATTAATGACAAATTAAACAGAAGATCTGTAAGAAGTGATTTACCTCCTTCTGATATACTTCAATCTGTAGAGACTATAAATGTTATTACAGATGATGAAACTGTAGTTGATCAAAACAAACAAAATTGGCTAAATAAATTTAAAGATATTTTTACTAGTATCTAA